The following are from one region of the Chanos chanos chromosome 10, fChaCha1.1, whole genome shotgun sequence genome:
- the lamp1b gene encoding lysosome-associated membrane glycoprotein 1b, with protein sequence MTPYTRKQPFLAGATFVVVLAMTLHQSFSTEAPPTAPASVTSTPQVPSASPSKPERGNYNVTNNNGTACLMASMGLQLNVTYVSSSQSKPVQEIVNLHPNMTKNMGSCDGDSATLILKEENTTLTFIFSLNSTSRKYHLNGLALSAFWPDMSEPFSASNTTLNYLRGTLGHSYMCREEQTLNVEQDFSLNTFQLQVQPFGINGDQFGAAEECELDEDDMLIPIIVGAALAGLVLVVLAAYLIGRKRSHAGYQTI encoded by the exons ATGACCCCTTACACCCGCAAACAACCTTTTCTCGCTGGTGCAACATTCGTAGTAGTATTAG CTATGACGTTGCACCAGAGTTTTTCCACCGAAGCTCCGCCCACAGCACCTGCCTCCGTAACCAGTACCCCTCAGGTCCCCTCCGCATCTCCCAGCAAACCTGAGAGAGGCAACTACAATGTGACCAACAACAATGGCACGGCCTGTCTCATGGCAAGCATGGGCCTGCAGCTCAACGTTACCTATGTGTCCAGTTCTCAGAGCAAG CCTGTCCAGGAGATTGTGAACCTGCATCCTAACATGACGAAGAATATGGGGTCATGTGATGGGGACAGCGCCACCCTGATTCTGAAAGAGGAgaacaccaccctcacctttaTCTTTTCTCTG AATTCCACGTCTAGGAAGTATCATCTGAATGGTTTGGCTTTATCGGCATTCTGGCCAGACATGTCTG AGCCTTTTTCTGCCAGTAACACCACTTTGAACTACCTACGGGGAACACTGGGGCACTCTTACATGTGCCGTGAGGAACAGACTCTGAATGTAGAACAGGATTTTTCCCTCAACACCTTCCAACTGCAGGTCCAGCCCTTTGGCATCAACGGCGATCAGTTTGGAGCAG CTGAAGAGTGTGAGCTGGATGAAGACGATATGTTGATCCCCATCATTGTGGGGGCAGCCCTGGCCGGCTTGGTGCTGGTGGTCCTTGCAGCCTATCTGAttgggaggaagaggagccaCGCTGGATATCAGACCATCTGA
- the grtp1b gene encoding growth hormone-regulated TBC protein 1b: MEDQVNGKTSEKYLNTTNIITEDCQRVDSYGFERSENVAHDAHDALMSEYLVVLKRRSTKWSKLLDGKAKVEKNQKVKRYVRKGVPNEHRTVIWMAASGAQQQLEENPGYYHSLLQTQSDTNLKEIIQADLHRTFPDNIQFRSSSDQCLQKALYNVLLAYGNHNKDVGYCQGMNFIAGYLLIITKDEEKSFWLLDTLLRRILPDYYTPAMLGLKADQEVLGELVKAKVPAVWQAMARHDVMWTLVVSRWFICLYIDILPVETVLRIWDCLFYEGSKILFRVALTLIRHLQPQILQAQSLPEICQCFKQITQGRFVEDCHTFMEKIFMEPGSLSMAVITKLRETCRERILAESGSHS; encoded by the exons ATGGAGGATCAAGTGAACGGGAAAACTTCAGAAAAGTATTTAAATACCACCAATATCATTACAGAAGACTGCCAAAG GGTGGACTCCTATGGATTTGAGCGATCAGAAAATGTTGCCCATGACGCACATGATGCATTGATGTCAGAGTATTTAGTCGTGCTTAAGAGAAGATCCACGAAATGGTCAAAACTCCTTGACGGAAAAGCCAAGGTGGAGAAGAACCAGAAAG tgaaGCGGTATGTTAGGAAAGGTGTGCCCAATGAACATCGTACTGTTATCTGGATGGCAGCCAGTGGAGCTCAGCAGCAGCTGGAGGAGAACCCTGGATACTATCACTCTTTACTccagacacagagtgacacCAATCTGAAGGAGATTATACAGGCAG ACTTGCACAGAACCTTCCCAGACAACATTCAGTTCCGCAGCTCCTCTGATCAGTGCTTGCAGAAGGCTCTTTACAACGTGTTGCTGGCTTATGGGAATCATAACAAAGACGTTGGTTACTGCCAG ggaaTGAACTTCATAGCAGGATACCTGCTTATCATAACAAAAGATGAGGAAAAATCCTTTTGGTTGCTGGACACTTTACTTAGAAGGATTTTACctg ATTATTATACTCCAGCCATGCTGGGGCTGAAGGCAGATCAGGAGGTTCTGGGGGAACTGGTCAAGGCGAAGGTGCCCGCTGTGTGGCAGGCCATGGCACGACATGATGTGATGTGGACTCTGGTGGTCTCCCGTTGGTTCATTTGCCTCTATATTGACATCCTACCTGTGGAG ACAGTGCTGCGGATCTGGGACTGTTTGTTCTATGAAGGTTCTAAGATCCTGTTTCGTGTGGCTCTGACACTGATCCGTCACCTACAGCCGCAAATACTGCAGGCACAGAGCCTCCCTGAAATATGCCAATGCTTCAAACAAATTACCCAGGGAAGGTTTGTGGAAGACTGCCATACCTTTATGGAG AAAATCTTTATGGAACCAGGGAGTCTTTCTATGGCAGTCATCACCAAACTGAGAGAGACATGTCGAGAGCGCATACTGGCGGAGTCAGGAAGTCACTCCTGA